From one Rhodamnia argentea isolate NSW1041297 chromosome 1, ASM2092103v1, whole genome shotgun sequence genomic stretch:
- the LOC115753271 gene encoding thioredoxin-like fold domain-containing protein MRL7 homolog, chloroplastic isoform X1, which translates to MVIVQSIICTPQALSASLASALRPRLSPRPLSSSSSLRPNRNRRSAGPPLPRTAVSRDSSGPKSEPRNPGGDGSGETAPLPKTKPRKPRRRGRRSEAQAVEDFIRGSLDRTFASIREQNPEAFDGIAEDVMVKEKIDDEDDDGEEEEEEAAEAEKEFVVQEESSSWPLDADVGWGIRASEYFEQHPIRNVVGEDGSAIDWEGEVEDSWVKEINCLEWESFAFHPSPLIVLIFERYNRASDNWKVLKELENAIKVYWGTKDRLPPRAVKVDMNIERDLAYALKVKECPQILFLRGNRILYREKDFRTADELVHMIAHFYYNAKKPSWVGDAALNLPY; encoded by the exons ATGGTGATCGTTCAAAGCATCATCTGCACGCCACAAGCTCTCTCCGCTTCGCTTGCTTCCGCGCTCCGGCCACGTCTCAGTCCGCGCCCGCTCTCCTCCTCATCTTCTCTCCGCCCCAATCGCAACCGGCGCAGCGCGGGACCGCCTCTTCCTCGCACGGCCGTCTCGCGGGACTCGTCCGGTCCGAAGTCCGAACCTCGCAACCCCGGCGGCGACGGGTCCGGAGAGACGGCGCCTCTCCCGAAGACGAAGCCGCGGAAGCCCAGGAGGAGGGGCCGCCGGAGCGAAGCCCAAGCGGTAGAGGACTTCATAAGGGGGTCGCTCGACCGGACGTTCGCGTCTATCAGGGAGCAGAATCCCGAGGCGTTTGATGGAATCGCGGAGGATGTGATGGTGAAGGAGAAgattgatgatgaggatgatgacggggaggaggaggaggaggaggctgcGGAGGCGGAGAAGGAGTTTGTAGTTCAGGAGGAGAGCTCGAGTTGGCCGTTGGATGCGGACGTGGGCTGGGGAATTAGGGCGTCGGAGTATTTCGAGCAGCATCCGATCAGGAATGTGGTTGGAGAAGATGGTTCTGCGATTGACTGGGAAGGGGAGGTGGAGGACAGTTGGGTCAAGGAGATCAATTGTTTGGAGTGGGAGAGTTTCGCTTTCCATCCGAGCCCATTGATTGTTCTCATTTTCGAAAGATACAACAG GGCATCTGATAACTGGAAGGTTTTGAAAGAGTTAGAAAATGCCATCAAAGTTTATTGGGGGACGAAAGACCGATTACCACCTCGA GCTGTTAAAGTAGATATGAACATTGAAAGAGATTTGGCATACGCTCTTAAAGTTAAAGAGTGCCCACAAATACTATTCTTACGTGGAAACAGGATTTTGTACAGGGAGAAAG ATTTTCGAACAGCTGATGAATTGGTTCATATGATCGCACATTTCTACTATAATGCAAAGAAACCTTCATGGGTTGGTGATGCAGCCCTGAATTTACCTTATTAA
- the LOC115753271 gene encoding thioredoxin-like fold domain-containing protein MRL7 homolog, chloroplastic isoform X2, protein MVIVQSIICTPQALSASLASALRPRLSPRPLSSSSSLRPNRNRRSAGPPLPRTAVSRDSSGPKSEPRNPGGDGSGETAPLPKTKPRKPRRRGRRSEAQAVEDFIRGSLDRTFASIREQNPEAFDGIAEDVMVKEKIDDEDDDGEEEEEEAAEAEKEFVVQEESSSWPLDADVGWGIRASEYFEQHPIRNVVGEDGSAIDWEGEVEDSWVKEINCLEWESFAFHPSPLIVLIFERYNRASDNWKVLKELENAIKVYWGTKDRLPPRIISDNPV, encoded by the exons ATGGTGATCGTTCAAAGCATCATCTGCACGCCACAAGCTCTCTCCGCTTCGCTTGCTTCCGCGCTCCGGCCACGTCTCAGTCCGCGCCCGCTCTCCTCCTCATCTTCTCTCCGCCCCAATCGCAACCGGCGCAGCGCGGGACCGCCTCTTCCTCGCACGGCCGTCTCGCGGGACTCGTCCGGTCCGAAGTCCGAACCTCGCAACCCCGGCGGCGACGGGTCCGGAGAGACGGCGCCTCTCCCGAAGACGAAGCCGCGGAAGCCCAGGAGGAGGGGCCGCCGGAGCGAAGCCCAAGCGGTAGAGGACTTCATAAGGGGGTCGCTCGACCGGACGTTCGCGTCTATCAGGGAGCAGAATCCCGAGGCGTTTGATGGAATCGCGGAGGATGTGATGGTGAAGGAGAAgattgatgatgaggatgatgacggggaggaggaggaggaggaggctgcGGAGGCGGAGAAGGAGTTTGTAGTTCAGGAGGAGAGCTCGAGTTGGCCGTTGGATGCGGACGTGGGCTGGGGAATTAGGGCGTCGGAGTATTTCGAGCAGCATCCGATCAGGAATGTGGTTGGAGAAGATGGTTCTGCGATTGACTGGGAAGGGGAGGTGGAGGACAGTTGGGTCAAGGAGATCAATTGTTTGGAGTGGGAGAGTTTCGCTTTCCATCCGAGCCCATTGATTGTTCTCATTTTCGAAAGATACAACAG GGCATCTGATAACTGGAAGGTTTTGAAAGAGTTAGAAAATGCCATCAAAGTTTATTGGGGGACGAAAGACCGATTACCACCTCGA ATCATTTCTGATAATCCAGTATAG